The Pseudomonas sp. DG56-2 genome contains a region encoding:
- a CDS encoding CidA/LrgA family protein, whose product MLLRGLTWLVLFQLVGTAINHLFVPILPGPIIGLLLLLVFLMMRGEVGAPLSEAANSLLRYLPLLLVPPAVGVMVYAADIAADFWAIVGALVLSALITLAFVGVLMQKLIARQGKREGQP is encoded by the coding sequence ATGCTGTTGCGTGGTTTGACCTGGCTGGTGCTGTTTCAGTTGGTTGGAACGGCGATCAACCATTTGTTTGTGCCCATTTTGCCTGGGCCGATCATCGGTCTTTTGCTGCTACTGGTGTTTCTCATGATGCGTGGTGAAGTCGGTGCGCCCTTGAGCGAGGCAGCCAACAGCTTGCTGCGCTACCTGCCATTGCTGCTGGTGCCGCCAGCGGTGGGGGTGATGGTGTATGCGGCGGACATCGCCGCGGACTTTTGGGCCATCGTCGGCGCACTGGTGCTGTCTGCCCTGATCACCCTGGCCTTTGTCGGCGTGCTGATGCAAAAGCTTATCGCCCGCCAGGGCAAGCGTGAGGGGCAGCCATGA
- a CDS encoding LrgB family protein — protein sequence MSLDWSGAVNAVIHHPLFGIGITLGAYQLVLAAYEKTRWIFLQPVLVSMLVVIGVLLACGLSYNEYRKSTEIMSILLGPATVALAVPLYLNLRRIRQLFWPTFTTLVIGGVVATGACVLLGWWFGAEHMILMTMAPKSVTSPIAMLVAEQIGGVAALAAVFVLITGVIGAIFGPGLLSRCGVHSPEARGMALGVTAHAVGTSVALQESDECGAFAALAMSLMGVATAVFLPLAVSLVA from the coding sequence ATGAGCCTGGACTGGAGCGGCGCCGTGAACGCTGTCATTCACCACCCACTGTTCGGCATCGGCATAACTCTCGGGGCTTACCAACTGGTGTTGGCAGCCTATGAGAAAACACGCTGGATTTTTTTGCAGCCGGTGTTGGTCTCGATGCTTGTAGTCATTGGGGTACTGCTCGCTTGTGGCCTTTCTTACAATGAGTATCGAAAAAGTACCGAGATCATGAGCATTCTCCTCGGTCCTGCGACCGTTGCGCTGGCCGTGCCGCTGTATCTCAATCTGCGACGGATTCGTCAGCTGTTCTGGCCTACCTTTACTACGCTGGTAATCGGAGGGGTGGTGGCGACGGGGGCCTGCGTTTTGCTTGGCTGGTGGTTTGGTGCCGAGCACATGATCCTGATGACCATGGCGCCCAAGTCGGTCACCTCGCCAATTGCCATGCTGGTGGCTGAGCAGATCGGCGGCGTCGCAGCTTTGGCGGCGGTGTTCGTGCTGATTACCGGTGTTATCGGCGCGATCTTCGGCCCCGGCCTGTTATCGCGCTGCGGGGTGCACAGTCCCGAAGCCCGGGGCATGGCGTTGGGTGTCACCGCTCATGCGGTGGGAACGTCGGTAGCCCTGCAGGAAAGTGATGAATGTGGTGCCTTTGCGGCACTGGCGATGAGCCTGATGGGGGTTGCCACCGCGGTGTTCCTGCCGTTGGCAGTCAGCCTGGTAGCTTGA